A genomic window from Streptomyces broussonetiae includes:
- a CDS encoding TetR/AcrR family transcriptional regulator, translated as MPMSASPRNRFERRRAETRQALVRAARQLLADSGDTSASIRTIAELADVGFGSFYNHFTSKADLFDVAVADALEEFARAVDKHLYGVDDPAERLAAGMRLSARMAGSHPEIMRILCHSGLGRICAGCGLAPRARHDMEQGMTSGRFTVVDPMIALTVLNGSLLALLQLWFHQPEADRDHAAAKMAETLLHMLGVSADEARDLARRPLPAAA; from the coding sequence ATGCCGATGTCAGCCTCACCCAGGAATCGATTCGAACGCCGTCGGGCCGAGACCCGGCAGGCACTCGTCCGCGCCGCGCGGCAGCTCCTGGCCGATTCGGGCGATACGAGCGCCAGCATCCGGACCATCGCGGAGCTCGCCGACGTGGGCTTCGGCTCGTTCTACAACCACTTCACGTCCAAGGCGGACCTGTTCGACGTAGCCGTGGCCGATGCACTGGAGGAGTTCGCCCGAGCCGTCGACAAACATCTGTACGGCGTCGACGACCCCGCCGAGCGTCTCGCCGCCGGTATGCGGCTCAGCGCACGCATGGCCGGCTCACACCCGGAGATCATGCGGATTCTCTGCCACAGCGGGCTCGGCCGCATATGCGCCGGCTGCGGACTGGCTCCGCGCGCGAGACACGACATGGAGCAGGGCATGACTTCTGGCCGCTTCACCGTGGTCGACCCGATGATCGCCTTGACCGTGCTGAACGGCAGCCTGCTGGCGCTCCTGCAGCTCTGGTTCCATCAGCCCGAGGCCGACAGGGACCATGCAGCCGCAAAGATGGCCGAGACGCTCCTGCACATGCTTGGCGTCTCCGCGGACGAGGCCCGTGACCTCGCCCGGCGTCCCCTTCCCGCTGCGGCGTGA
- a CDS encoding trypco2 family protein: MIELATVIRDLRDELERAVVAAEGQALRFELGAIELEMSVALERSGHAEAKVRFWVVETGAQATVDGTSTQRIRLVLQPTLTGSDKTFIGGDVEAHEG, encoded by the coding sequence TTGATCGAGTTAGCCACTGTGATCCGGGATCTGCGGGATGAGTTGGAGCGCGCGGTCGTTGCCGCCGAGGGTCAGGCGCTGCGCTTCGAGCTGGGAGCGATCGAGTTGGAGATGTCGGTCGCGCTGGAACGGTCCGGGCACGCGGAGGCAAAGGTGCGATTCTGGGTCGTGGAAACGGGCGCGCAAGCGACCGTGGACGGTACCTCCACCCAGCGCATTAGGCTGGTGCTGCAGCCGACCCTGACAGGGTCGGACAAGACGTTCATCGGCGGCGATGTCGAGGCGCATGAGGGATGA
- a CDS encoding SpoIIE family protein phosphatase, whose translation MTHTDHTPLAKPVSPGEIPDSAIAVINADGTVAAWTQAAERLVGYSAAEVVGRSAAHVLPPPEEARMASLFAEQRRTQRGWSGTAAVRHRDGHTLKMSLRVSLLWGQDADTRWLVSVTDIGALSSEPANGPVRDSLLAHAPIGIVVYDPQLRCTWVNDAMERHDGIPRNRRFGRRLKDSLPAVEAEALEVVMQQVLQSGTTMVHEYRAWPLSDGRREHAFSASFFCLQGADGTPLGVCSMTVDVTGNRRARERLAILSEASTRIGSTLDVMRTGQELAELAVPLLADHALVDLVESVPFGVEPSARIGTTSGRPPLLRRAGLASIDLGLLELPWVREEVIHAHPSSSFAVALRTGRSHLEPVLDTQAGPWVDHDPVRAQKVRDSGVHSLLVVPIRARRCVLGLALFGRSAEQTPFQEDDLLLAEELVTRAALSLDNALQYARERTAALTLQRDLLPHRVQGGAAVEVASRYVPADMDHGVGGDWFDVIELSGARVALVVGDVVGHGINAAATMGRLRTAVRTLADLDLPPDELLTHLDDTVRRLNDEDADDSGQAPAVVGATCLYAVYDPVTGRCTMARAGHPPPLIVGAQGRVTVPELPAGAPLGLGLGLVPFESVELELPEGSVIALYSDGLVESRDEDIDVGLRRLGAALAQPGASPEDMCSRVMETVRSHTPADDVTLLLARTRALEPAQVASWDLPNEPVTVTTARHLAARQLRDWGLEPLVTPVESIVSELVTNAIRHGGGPSRLRLIQHRVLTCEVFDSNTGQPRPRHPGDLDEHGRGLHLVAQLSRRWGSRCATDGKVVWAEQDLPSSASAR comes from the coding sequence ATGACGCATACCGACCACACGCCACTCGCCAAGCCGGTGAGCCCCGGCGAGATACCGGACTCGGCGATAGCGGTGATCAATGCGGACGGGACGGTGGCGGCGTGGACGCAGGCCGCTGAGCGACTTGTCGGGTACTCGGCCGCGGAAGTGGTGGGCCGATCCGCCGCGCACGTGCTACCGCCCCCTGAGGAGGCCCGAATGGCTTCGCTGTTCGCCGAGCAGCGCCGTACCCAAAGGGGCTGGTCCGGCACCGCCGCGGTCCGCCACCGCGACGGCCACACGCTCAAGATGTCGCTGCGGGTCTCGCTGTTGTGGGGACAGGACGCCGACACCCGGTGGCTGGTATCCGTGACCGACATAGGCGCCCTGTCCTCGGAGCCTGCCAACGGTCCGGTGCGGGACTCGCTCCTTGCCCATGCACCGATCGGCATCGTGGTGTATGACCCACAGTTGCGCTGTACCTGGGTGAACGACGCCATGGAGCGCCACGACGGCATTCCCCGTAACCGGCGCTTCGGACGCCGTCTGAAGGACTCGCTGCCCGCCGTGGAGGCCGAAGCGCTCGAGGTGGTGATGCAGCAGGTGCTGCAGAGCGGTACCACCATGGTCCACGAATACCGGGCGTGGCCGCTGTCGGACGGGCGCCGTGAACATGCGTTCTCGGCCTCGTTCTTCTGCCTCCAGGGCGCGGACGGCACGCCCCTGGGCGTGTGCTCCATGACCGTGGATGTCACCGGGAACCGGCGGGCGCGCGAACGCCTTGCCATCCTCAGCGAGGCGAGTACGCGCATCGGCAGCACCCTCGACGTCATGCGGACCGGGCAGGAACTGGCCGAGCTCGCCGTGCCCCTGCTGGCCGACCACGCCCTCGTCGATCTGGTCGAGTCGGTTCCCTTTGGCGTGGAACCCTCGGCACGGATCGGCACGACGAGCGGCCGCCCGCCGCTGCTGCGGCGTGCTGGCCTGGCCTCCATCGACCTGGGACTCCTGGAGTTGCCGTGGGTGCGGGAAGAGGTGATCCACGCCCACCCGAGCTCATCGTTCGCCGTCGCCCTGCGCACGGGCAGGTCTCACCTGGAGCCGGTGCTCGACACCCAGGCCGGTCCGTGGGTCGACCACGACCCGGTGCGGGCGCAGAAGGTGCGGGACAGCGGCGTCCACTCCTTGCTGGTCGTGCCCATCCGTGCGCGGCGCTGCGTGCTGGGACTGGCGCTGTTCGGCCGCTCCGCGGAACAAACGCCGTTCCAGGAGGACGACCTGCTCCTCGCCGAGGAGCTCGTCACCCGGGCCGCGCTCAGCCTGGACAACGCCCTGCAGTATGCGCGCGAGCGCACCGCGGCCCTCACCTTGCAGCGCGACCTGCTGCCCCACCGGGTGCAGGGCGGTGCCGCCGTTGAGGTCGCCTCGCGCTATGTGCCGGCCGACATGGACCACGGCGTGGGGGGTGACTGGTTCGACGTGATCGAGTTGTCCGGGGCCCGGGTGGCCCTCGTCGTCGGCGATGTGGTCGGACACGGCATCAACGCCGCGGCGACCATGGGCAGGCTGCGCACCGCCGTGCGCACGCTCGCGGACCTGGACCTGCCCCCGGACGAACTGCTGACGCACCTCGACGACACGGTCCGGCGGCTGAACGACGAGGACGCCGATGACTCCGGCCAGGCCCCGGCGGTGGTGGGTGCCACCTGTCTGTACGCCGTCTACGACCCGGTCACCGGGCGGTGCACCATGGCGCGGGCCGGGCATCCGCCGCCCCTGATCGTCGGGGCACAGGGCCGGGTCACCGTCCCCGAGTTGCCCGCCGGAGCCCCGCTCGGCCTCGGTCTCGGCCTGGTTCCCTTCGAGTCCGTGGAACTGGAACTGCCCGAGGGAAGTGTGATCGCCCTCTACTCCGACGGGCTGGTGGAGTCCCGGGACGAGGACATCGACGTCGGCCTGCGCCGCCTGGGCGCCGCCCTGGCACAGCCGGGCGCATCCCCGGAGGACATGTGCTCGCGAGTGATGGAGACCGTGCGGAGTCACACGCCGGCCGACGATGTCACCTTGCTCCTTGCCCGGACCCGCGCGCTCGAGCCCGCCCAGGTCGCCTCCTGGGACCTGCCGAACGAACCGGTCACCGTCACCACAGCCCGGCACCTGGCCGCCCGTCAGCTCAGGGACTGGGGTCTGGAGCCGCTCGTGACGCCCGTGGAGTCGATCGTCAGCGAACTGGTCACTAATGCCATCCGCCACGGCGGCGGACCCAGCCGCCTACGGCTCATCCAGCACCGGGTGCTGACGTGCGAGGTCTTCGACAGCAACACCGGCCAGCCACGCCCCCGCCATCCCGGCGATCTCGACGAGCACGGCCGCGGCCTCCACCTGGTCGCCCAGCTCTCGCGCCGGTGGGGCTCCCGCTGCGCAACGGATGGCAAGGTCGTCTGGGCCGAACAGGACCTGCCCTCCAGCGCCAGCGCCCGGTGA